A window from Mogibacterium neglectum encodes these proteins:
- a CDS encoding SDR family oxidoreductase: MRKGKRVLITDGVNAGGDMLVRSFASYGASTAFFYSNSYDKAIALSKEASALNIRCKASKLDSLWSALEVLRGYFDDELDVLVLNIDISDGTSFDDMDGDKWRHRVIAEIDGLFYTIRALRPFLNRRSGSVVITAAKNKNSGFACDILESYIEGFTISLSKSLNDANITVNAIIYEKNDSLGAHVADATRQLASSSSSFITGQIVRL; this comes from the coding sequence ATGAGAAAGGGCAAACGAGTTCTTATAACAGATGGGGTGAATGCCGGTGGAGATATGCTCGTAAGAAGTTTTGCTTCGTACGGTGCATCTACAGCTTTCTTTTACAGTAATTCGTACGACAAGGCTATTGCTCTTAGCAAAGAGGCGAGTGCGCTTAATATTAGGTGTAAAGCATCTAAGCTTGATTCATTATGGTCAGCACTTGAGGTGCTAAGAGGATACTTCGATGATGAACTTGACGTGCTTGTGTTAAACATCGATATTTCTGATGGTACTAGTTTCGATGATATGGATGGTGATAAATGGCGTCATAGAGTGATTGCGGAAATTGATGGGCTATTTTATACGATTAGAGCACTAAGACCTTTTTTAAACCGACGCAGTGGAAGTGTGGTAATAACTGCGGCAAAAAACAAAAACTCTGGATTCGCATGCGACATACTAGAATCATATATAGAGGGCTTTACGATATCTTTATCAAAATCGCTTAACGATGCAAATATCACTGTAAATGCTATAATTTATGAGAAAAATGACAGTCTTGGGGCACATGTTGCAGATGCAACTAGACAGCTGGCATCAAGCAGCTCATCGTTTATTACAGGACAAATAGTCCGACTGTAG
- a CDS encoding acyl-[acyl-carrier-protein] thioesterase, giving the protein MRFKTHYNIRSYEVDLHGALKPMQLMQLLQESGDRQMREEAVAYDELYTKEHKSFVVSRMNIEVFRPVEKYSDVNVETWIVPGKGANFPRGYEMYKDGQLVAKAICNWALVDTITGKLIASKDYDMGTYSMDEAPELSIPRRFRIPKELKFQEVESSKVAMSMIDINMHMNNTVYASKLYDNIDDAEKYFITSINLRYVHEAPLGSEFKVYRSDAVDPGEMDCRAEKLVYFYTEADGLLNLEAAVGLKKVII; this is encoded by the coding sequence ATGAGATTCAAGACCCATTATAATATTAGATCGTATGAAGTCGACCTACATGGTGCGCTTAAACCTATGCAGCTTATGCAGCTTCTTCAAGAATCTGGTGATAGGCAGATGAGAGAAGAAGCGGTCGCATACGACGAACTGTATACTAAGGAACATAAATCTTTTGTAGTTAGTCGAATGAATATCGAGGTATTTAGACCAGTAGAAAAGTATTCAGATGTGAATGTAGAAACATGGATTGTTCCTGGAAAAGGTGCAAATTTTCCGCGTGGTTATGAAATGTATAAAGATGGTCAGTTGGTTGCAAAAGCCATCTGTAATTGGGCTCTCGTTGACACTATTACTGGAAAGCTTATAGCTAGCAAAGATTATGATATGGGTACTTATTCTATGGATGAGGCTCCAGAACTCTCGATTCCAAGGAGGTTTAGAATCCCTAAAGAGCTTAAGTTTCAAGAGGTTGAGAGTTCCAAGGTTGCGATGTCGATGATAGATATTAATATGCATATGAATAATACTGTATATGCATCTAAGCTGTACGATAATATTGATGATGCCGAAAAGTATTTTATAACATCGATTAATCTTAGGTACGTACACGAAGCGCCGCTGGGCAGCGAGTTTAAGGTTTATCGCAGCGATGCCGTGGATCCTGGCGAAATGGATTGTAGGGCGGAAAAACTAGTATATTTTTATACAGAAGCAGACGGATTGCTAAATCTTGAGGCAGCTGTGGGACTTAAAAAAGTGATTATCTAA
- the mraZ gene encoding division/cell wall cluster transcriptional repressor MraZ: MFTGTYENSIDSKNRLIIPAKYRNQLGGECVLSRGYDRCIYIYTMEDWGLLVEKLKELRQSDPAIREFIRKLFSQASECKLDSQGRVIVPANLKSYARIDKDLVTLGAMDKIEVWSKEIFNENEDDNPMDDEDFIAKLAEYGL, translated from the coding sequence ATGTTTACCGGGACTTATGAAAATTCAATAGACAGCAAGAACCGGTTAATCATTCCGGCAAAGTACAGAAATCAGCTCGGTGGGGAGTGCGTTCTATCAAGAGGGTATGACCGTTGCATCTACATCTATACGATGGAAGATTGGGGGCTGTTAGTAGAGAAGTTAAAAGAACTTAGACAATCAGATCCAGCTATACGAGAGTTCATCAGAAAGCTATTCTCTCAGGCTAGCGAGTGTAAACTTGATTCTCAGGGACGAGTAATAGTTCCTGCCAATCTCAAAAGCTATGCGAGGATAGATAAAGATCTAGTAACATTGGGTGCAATGGATAAGATAGAAGTTTGGAGCAAGGAAATCTTCAATGAAAATGAGGATGACAATCCTATGGATGATGAAGATTTTATAGCTAAGTTAGCTGAGTATGGGCTTTAG
- the rsmH gene encoding 16S rRNA (cytosine(1402)-N(4))-methyltransferase RsmH: protein MTFEHVPVLFNEVIDSLDIKANGTYMDGTVGGAGHSSGICKRLSEDGHLVAVDRDSIALETAKIRLNKFKCEKTFIHANYSDTNKIKEKVETVDGILLDLGVSSYQLDTAERGFSYMHDAPMDMRMNEDDMFTAATVVNEYSEAELFRIIKEYGEERWASRIAKFIVKVRDEKHIETTGQLVEIIKAAIPASARRTGPHPAKRTFQAIRIEVNGELEHLKLAMERLPDLLAPGGRMSVITFHSLEDRIVKDAFNKRLNPCTCPPELPVCVCGKVADVRKITRKPLVASEQELEENPRARSAKLRVIEKI, encoded by the coding sequence ATGACGTTTGAACATGTGCCAGTTTTATTCAATGAGGTTATCGATTCACTCGACATAAAGGCAAATGGAACTTACATGGATGGCACGGTTGGGGGAGCAGGTCATTCCTCGGGGATCTGCAAGAGACTCAGTGAGGACGGGCATCTGGTTGCAGTTGATAGAGATAGTATCGCTCTTGAGACCGCAAAGATAAGACTCAATAAGTTCAAGTGTGAGAAGACATTCATTCATGCGAATTACAGTGATACAAACAAGATAAAGGAGAAGGTTGAAACTGTAGATGGGATTCTCTTAGACCTAGGAGTTTCGTCATATCAGCTAGATACAGCTGAACGAGGGTTTTCATACATGCATGATGCTCCTATGGATATGCGTATGAATGAGGACGACATGTTCACAGCGGCGACCGTGGTAAATGAATATTCAGAAGCTGAGCTTTTCCGAATAATCAAGGAGTACGGCGAGGAGCGCTGGGCGTCACGCATAGCTAAGTTCATAGTTAAAGTGAGAGATGAAAAACATATAGAGACCACGGGACAACTGGTAGAGATTATAAAGGCTGCTATTCCAGCCTCAGCAAGACGAACAGGGCCTCATCCGGCAAAGAGAACATTTCAAGCGATTAGGATAGAGGTAAATGGAGAGCTAGAACATCTAAAGCTAGCGATGGAGAGACTTCCTGATCTATTAGCGCCTGGTGGAAGAATGTCTGTTATAACATTCCATTCACTAGAAGACAGAATAGTAAAGGATGCGTTTAACAAGAGATTGAATCCATGCACCTGTCCGCCGGAGCTACCTGTGTGTGTATGCGGTAAAGTGGCAGATGTAAGGAAAATTACGAGAAAGCCATTGGTAGCAAGCGAACAAGAGCTTGAGGAGAATCCGAGAGCAAGAAGCGCGAAGCTAAGAGTTATTGAGAAAATTTAA
- a CDS encoding FtsB family cell division protein produces the protein MQVATNVAGTMNSGTHVARRGSGSINRSTRARQNSRMLAIVIVAGIMCLMMVVMSAFAANLNQENNQLQKKNDYIQAEVDSLNTKINDASNINKIEKTATEKYGMVHSESQNCVTIGDSKSSGKTNLASAIKDEAYE, from the coding sequence ATGCAAGTTGCGACTAACGTAGCAGGAACAATGAATAGCGGAACTCATGTTGCTAGAAGAGGCTCTGGTAGCATCAATCGTAGCACTAGGGCAAGACAGAATTCGAGAATGCTGGCTATAGTTATTGTGGCGGGGATTATGTGCCTTATGATGGTGGTTATGTCTGCATTTGCGGCAAATCTCAATCAAGAAAACAATCAGCTACAGAAGAAGAATGATTATATTCAAGCAGAGGTCGATTCGTTGAATACGAAGATAAATGATGCGAGCAACATCAATAAAATTGAGAAAACTGCAACTGAGAAATATGGGATGGTACATTCAGAATCGCAAAACTGCGTTACCATTGGAGATTCAAAGTCTTCTGGCAAGACCAACCTAGCGTCAGCAATCAAGGATGAAGCTTATGAATAA
- a CDS encoding penicillin-binding transpeptidase domain-containing protein, with product MAKFHNPLDKQKKKGSSKSKAVSATAKTNNRKAVSTAVTAENKSRLGFGFLAIVVCFTILIFRLAFWQVIKSDDLNAKAAEMQKIDTELDPVRGNIYDRNKKVLAQTVTKYELYGYSLNLYKKKGLDSSAKEKNLRDLSKLSGDSRKEMKKKLSGKDNLVLLAKGLDQSQVNKAQKEWGDDIVVKTKVTRSYPNGTFASTLIGSVDSKNTGLNGLEYQYNEKLAGIKGRVVRTTDIYGNSLSVGSSKYYSPQNGDSLVTSIDEVIQHYVEDALAEGMDDTGAESITCIVMDPRTGDILAMASTPSYDPNNPYTPSGDEAKKFKSLSTKEKSAYLSRMWTNPAVSGLYEPGSTFKLITSSSAIESGTTTDSSRYSCPGYINVDGTKLNCWSPVPHGTQNITEAVGNSCNPALARVALDMGKINFYKYIDIFGFTQKTRVDLPGEADPIIKNKNNVSNVDIATMGYGQGIAISPIQLMTAVNSLGNDGIMMQPKAVKEIIGPDGKVKKVIKNRRLRQTISKSTADKMRSIMEYYVSDGGGTSAYLAGYRVGGKTGTANIAENSGYSEQTIASFIAMAPMDDPQVSILVMVTRPKKSIYGAANAGPIVKKILEKTLVYKGIERKYSKSEKSALAKAEISVPDVTGINSSEAISKITAAGLKAKKMPEGTGDSFVVIDQYPKKGDKIAKGGTVYIYSE from the coding sequence ATGGCTAAGTTCCACAATCCTTTAGATAAACAGAAAAAGAAGGGTTCAAGTAAAAGCAAGGCAGTTAGTGCAACCGCCAAAACCAATAATCGCAAGGCTGTTAGCACAGCAGTTACTGCTGAAAATAAAAGCCGGCTTGGTTTTGGATTTCTTGCAATTGTAGTATGCTTTACAATTCTAATATTTCGTTTAGCATTTTGGCAGGTTATTAAGTCTGATGATTTAAATGCGAAGGCTGCTGAGATGCAGAAGATAGATACAGAGCTTGATCCCGTTAGAGGTAATATTTACGACAGAAATAAAAAGGTTTTAGCGCAGACAGTTACAAAGTATGAACTTTACGGATATTCGCTTAACCTATATAAGAAAAAGGGACTAGATAGTTCTGCCAAAGAGAAGAATTTGCGTGACCTATCCAAGCTATCTGGCGATAGTCGTAAGGAGATGAAGAAAAAACTCTCCGGCAAAGATAATCTAGTTTTACTAGCAAAAGGTCTAGATCAAAGCCAGGTGAATAAGGCCCAGAAAGAGTGGGGGGATGATATTGTAGTCAAGACAAAGGTTACTAGGTCGTATCCGAATGGAACATTTGCATCGACCCTAATTGGCTCAGTAGACAGCAAAAACACAGGGCTTAATGGTCTAGAATATCAGTATAATGAGAAGCTTGCCGGAATTAAAGGAAGAGTGGTTAGAACGACAGACATATATGGCAATTCACTTTCTGTAGGAAGCAGTAAGTATTACTCCCCGCAGAATGGCGATAGCCTTGTGACATCGATAGATGAAGTAATTCAACACTACGTTGAAGATGCGCTAGCAGAGGGCATGGACGACACTGGGGCTGAGTCGATTACATGCATAGTGATGGATCCTCGTACAGGAGATATTCTGGCTATGGCAAGTACTCCAAGCTATGACCCTAACAATCCGTATACACCGTCAGGCGATGAAGCGAAAAAATTCAAGTCTCTCAGCACCAAGGAAAAGAGTGCTTACCTTAGTAGAATGTGGACCAATCCAGCTGTCAGTGGGCTTTATGAGCCTGGATCGACATTTAAGCTGATAACATCTTCGTCCGCTATCGAATCTGGAACCACAACCGATTCGTCTAGATATAGTTGTCCTGGATATATCAATGTGGATGGAACAAAGCTAAATTGCTGGAGCCCAGTTCCACACGGAACTCAGAATATCACGGAAGCCGTTGGAAATTCATGCAACCCTGCACTAGCTAGAGTTGCCCTCGATATGGGAAAGATTAACTTCTACAAGTATATAGATATCTTCGGATTTACGCAGAAGACTAGAGTGGATTTGCCTGGAGAAGCTGACCCAATAATTAAGAATAAGAATAATGTGAGTAACGTTGATATTGCCACGATGGGATATGGACAGGGAATAGCTATTTCCCCAATCCAGCTGATGACTGCTGTAAATTCACTTGGTAATGACGGAATAATGATGCAGCCTAAAGCAGTAAAGGAAATCATAGGGCCCGATGGCAAGGTTAAGAAAGTAATTAAAAATAGACGTCTAAGGCAGACAATTTCAAAGTCAACTGCCGATAAGATGCGTTCTATCATGGAGTACTACGTATCGGATGGTGGCGGTACAAGCGCATATCTGGCTGGATATAGGGTCGGAGGTAAAACCGGTACTGCAAATATCGCTGAGAATTCAGGATACTCTGAACAGACCATAGCTTCGTTTATCGCTATGGCACCGATGGACGATCCTCAGGTATCAATTCTCGTTATGGTAACGAGACCTAAGAAGAGTATTTACGGTGCAGCCAATGCCGGTCCTATAGTCAAGAAAATCCTCGAAAAGACACTTGTGTATAAAGGCATAGAGCGTAAATACTCAAAGAGCGAGAAGAGTGCCCTAGCAAAAGCAGAGATTTCTGTCCCTGATGTTACAGGTATTAATAGCAGTGAGGCGATAAGTAAGATTACTGCTGCAGGGCTCAAGGCTAAAAAGATGCCAGAAGGAACTGGTGATTCATTCGTTGTAATCGATCAGTACCCTAAGAAGGGTGATAAGATTGCTAAAGGCGGTACGGTATACATTTATAGTGAATAA
- a CDS encoding UDP-N-acetylmuramoyl-tripeptide--D-alanyl-D-alanine ligase, translating into MKKTGIKYILESMHGAKLISDAGSKEVTSVAIDSRQVKSGTLFFAVIGGRNDGHDFLPAVKESGCLAAVVSNPDWANKIAETGDMTVILVNNTRDALMQLAKQYMADWKDLIKVAITGSVGKTSTKDFLGAVLSAKYKTGKTPGNLNSDYGVPLTVFGFEEDIEAAVIEMGAGESVHISELADIIHPQIGVVTNVGTSHLEVFGTREELTIEKLGIAKCFKDNETIIVNSDCDMLTRQKVSRIVSVGTDILTVGSKGDDNFILYNIKDKGIDGVSCALDVYTGNEDYDGTFELSIPVVGAHNLGNAALAIAVGMRLGIKPKDAISALADTHFSSGRLEIDRRDNLTIINDVYNASPESMKAGIKMLMASKAERHVAILGDMFELGDESEVLHESVGDYAVGAGLDLLITIGTNAEAIANAAKAANREAGRNIASQTRLISYKDKDEAIKDLSTILHRGDLILVKASRGMKLEDVISAIN; encoded by the coding sequence ATGAAGAAAACAGGAATTAAATATATTCTTGAATCCATGCATGGTGCAAAGCTCATATCTGACGCAGGGTCGAAAGAGGTCACTAGCGTTGCTATCGATTCAAGACAGGTGAAATCAGGAACACTGTTTTTTGCTGTTATAGGTGGGAGAAATGATGGTCATGATTTCCTACCAGCAGTTAAGGAAAGTGGATGTCTTGCAGCGGTGGTATCTAATCCCGATTGGGCTAATAAGATTGCAGAAACGGGTGATATGACGGTAATCCTAGTGAATAATACCAGAGATGCGCTCATGCAGCTTGCAAAACAGTATATGGCAGACTGGAAGGATCTAATCAAAGTTGCCATTACAGGTAGTGTTGGCAAGACGAGCACGAAAGATTTTCTGGGAGCAGTACTTTCGGCAAAGTACAAGACTGGGAAGACGCCAGGCAATCTTAACAGCGATTATGGAGTGCCACTAACAGTGTTTGGATTCGAAGAAGATATTGAAGCTGCTGTTATCGAAATGGGGGCAGGCGAGTCTGTGCACATTAGTGAGCTCGCTGATATTATTCATCCACAAATAGGGGTAGTAACAAACGTTGGAACTTCACATCTAGAAGTATTTGGAACGCGTGAGGAGTTGACGATTGAAAAGCTAGGTATCGCTAAATGCTTTAAAGACAATGAAACAATTATTGTTAATTCAGATTGCGACATGCTGACTAGGCAGAAGGTTAGTAGAATAGTGTCTGTTGGAACAGATATTTTAACAGTGGGCAGCAAAGGCGACGATAATTTTATATTATATAATATAAAAGATAAGGGGATAGATGGGGTTAGCTGTGCGTTAGATGTGTACACAGGTAATGAAGATTACGATGGTACATTCGAACTAAGCATACCTGTAGTTGGTGCCCACAATCTCGGAAATGCTGCACTTGCAATCGCTGTAGGTATGAGGCTAGGTATCAAGCCGAAAGATGCGATTTCAGCTTTGGCTGATACACATTTTTCATCAGGCCGTCTTGAGATTGACAGACGTGATAATTTAACAATTATAAATGATGTGTACAACGCTAGTCCGGAATCTATGAAAGCAGGGATCAAGATGCTTATGGCATCTAAGGCAGAAAGACATGTGGCGATACTCGGTGATATGTTTGAGCTGGGTGATGAGTCAGAAGTGCTCCATGAGAGTGTGGGAGATTATGCTGTAGGTGCCGGTCTCGATTTACTAATAACAATTGGAACCAATGCAGAAGCGATTGCTAATGCAGCAAAAGCTGCAAATCGCGAAGCTGGACGCAATATAGCTAGCCAAACAAGATTAATCTCGTATAAAGATAAAGATGAAGCGATCAAAGATCTTAGCACTATACTTCATAGAGGTGATCTAATTTTAGTGAAAGCATCTCGTGGTATGAAGCTAGAAGACGTTATTTCAGCTATTAATTAG
- the mraY gene encoding phospho-N-acetylmuramoyl-pentapeptide-transferase produces the protein MNISLVVVFIVSLLISTIGTKLLIPFLKQKQFGQFIREEGPEAHKKKAGTPTMGGVMIVLGIVAGLAYAIFTNGNAADTFAIIFTMLVFGAIGFLDDFEKIAKKNNLGLTAKQKILLQVLLSLGIGIYMILGGNGTDVLIPFVNVYVNFGVLFMPFVILTEVAMSNGVNLSDGLDGLASSVTLVVVILLAVVGYTHDVYILTVSGLAIAGSLIGFLVFNKYPAKIFMGDTGSMALGGVLSAIAIVSKTEFLLPIAGIIYVVESLSVIIQVVYFRKTGGKRFFRMAPIHHHFELGGMKEYNVVKLFTLVTVCSSVVAYFSVA, from the coding sequence ATGAATATTTCACTTGTAGTTGTTTTTATAGTATCATTACTTATTTCGACAATAGGAACCAAACTTCTGATTCCATTTCTCAAACAGAAGCAGTTTGGTCAGTTCATTCGAGAAGAAGGTCCAGAGGCTCATAAAAAGAAAGCTGGTACACCGACTATGGGAGGTGTCATGATTGTTCTTGGCATTGTAGCAGGGCTTGCATATGCGATATTCACAAACGGAAATGCCGCTGACACTTTTGCGATAATCTTTACAATGCTTGTATTTGGTGCTATAGGATTTCTTGATGATTTTGAGAAAATTGCCAAGAAGAACAATCTGGGACTAACAGCTAAGCAGAAGATATTGCTGCAAGTTTTGCTAAGCCTTGGGATAGGTATATATATGATACTTGGTGGCAATGGGACAGATGTGCTCATTCCGTTTGTAAATGTTTATGTGAATTTCGGAGTGCTCTTTATGCCTTTCGTAATTCTGACAGAAGTCGCAATGTCCAACGGAGTTAATTTGTCCGATGGGCTTGATGGGCTCGCGTCATCAGTAACACTTGTTGTAGTGATTCTGCTTGCTGTAGTGGGATATACACACGATGTATACATCTTAACGGTTAGTGGACTGGCTATTGCGGGCTCGTTGATTGGTTTCCTAGTTTTCAACAAGTATCCAGCAAAGATATTTATGGGTGATACAGGATCAATGGCACTGGGAGGAGTTCTTTCAGCAATTGCCATTGTAAGTAAAACTGAATTCTTACTTCCGATAGCTGGCATAATATATGTAGTAGAATCGCTTTCGGTTATTATTCAGGTAGTATACTTTCGTAAGACAGGTGGCAAGAGGTTCTTTCGTATGGCGCCTATCCACCACCATTTTGAACTAGGTGGTATGAAAGAGTACAACGTAGTAAAACTATTTACACTCGTAACAGTATGCTCGAGTGTAGTTGCATATTTCTCAGTTGCATAG
- the murD gene encoding UDP-N-acetylmuramoyl-L-alanine--D-glutamate ligase — translation MSYAVDEYRREVADKNILVVGMGRSGMAAVKELHALGSTITAQDINTVDKIDPKFITFLDREGIEYYFGSTPEHMDIFDIVVLSPGVNPNLGFLNDARSKGVEVIGELEMAYRLSRGKFVAITGTNGKTTTTSLIGKIFEESGRKYTVVGNIGVATISKVQDSTDDEWMITEASSFQLETVLKFKPVVSVILNFTPDHLNRHGNMEAYGACKAAIGKNQSSDEYMVINYDDKACLALGANTKARLVPFSRIEELEFGACLDDGYIVIRDENGIVHQICSKDELKIIGNHNLENALAAAAVSFFTGIETDVIAYALKKFPGVEHRIEYCGIVDGAKFYNDSKGTNVDASIIALKALEKDIILIAGGDGKSQDFTELGENLPVRVKALVLLGRDAKDIEKAARNAGFSNIYHENDMNDCVKKAHEISEAGDKVLLSPACASWDMYDNYEQRGNHFKNCVNQLLR, via the coding sequence ATGAGTTACGCAGTTGATGAGTACAGAAGAGAAGTCGCAGATAAAAATATACTTGTTGTAGGCATGGGGCGCTCTGGGATGGCGGCTGTAAAAGAACTCCATGCTCTTGGTTCTACTATAACAGCACAGGACATCAATACAGTAGACAAGATAGATCCTAAATTCATAACATTCCTAGATAGAGAAGGTATCGAATATTATTTTGGATCGACACCGGAACACATGGATATCTTTGATATAGTCGTACTTAGTCCAGGAGTAAATCCAAATCTTGGATTCCTTAACGATGCAAGGAGCAAGGGTGTAGAAGTGATTGGAGAACTCGAGATGGCATATAGATTATCTCGTGGTAAGTTTGTAGCGATTACTGGCACTAATGGTAAGACGACAACTACAAGCCTGATAGGAAAAATTTTTGAAGAGTCTGGCAGGAAGTATACTGTGGTTGGCAATATAGGAGTTGCTACTATTTCAAAGGTACAGGACTCAACGGATGACGAATGGATGATAACCGAGGCTAGCAGTTTCCAACTCGAAACAGTTTTAAAATTCAAGCCGGTAGTATCTGTAATACTTAATTTTACTCCAGATCACCTTAATAGACATGGTAATATGGAAGCTTATGGTGCGTGTAAAGCGGCAATAGGTAAGAACCAATCTTCTGACGAGTATATGGTCATAAACTATGATGATAAGGCATGTCTTGCTCTTGGTGCTAACACCAAGGCTAGGCTTGTACCATTTAGCAGAATAGAAGAGCTTGAATTCGGAGCTTGTTTAGACGATGGCTACATAGTAATAAGAGATGAGAATGGAATAGTTCACCAAATTTGCAGTAAAGATGAGTTAAAAATAATTGGTAACCATAATCTGGAGAATGCTCTTGCGGCAGCTGCAGTTTCGTTCTTTACAGGAATAGAGACAGATGTCATTGCTTACGCACTTAAGAAATTTCCCGGTGTTGAACATAGAATAGAATACTGTGGGATTGTTGATGGAGCAAAGTTCTATAACGATTCAAAGGGAACGAATGTCGATGCTTCAATAATCGCGCTAAAAGCACTAGAAAAGGATATCATCCTAATCGCAGGAGGGGATGGAAAATCTCAGGACTTTACTGAGCTCGGAGAAAACCTGCCAGTACGTGTAAAGGCACTTGTTTTATTAGGGAGAGATGCAAAAGATATTGAGAAGGCAGCAAGGAATGCTGGATTTTCAAATATTTACCATGAAAATGATATGAATGATTGTGTAAAGAAAGCACATGAAATCTCCGAAGCTGGAGATAAGGTACTGCTGTCACCTGCTTGTGCAAGCTGGGATATGTATGATAATTATGAACAGCGGGGTAACCATTTTAAAAATTGTGTAAATCAGCTGCTTAGATAG
- the ftsW gene encoding putative lipid II flippase FtsW has product MKKRSNIKNSKQVNKLKAEDYTRTSKLSSNRKFFKGAMSSLYTESDFTILLLVAALTMFGVVMVFSAGYYSTLAKSTDAYYFLKRQVAFAVSGFAILFVFSKIDYHSYSKYYKQIALFSLLMLMLLFTPLGVTVNFARRWIFIGPIRITPSEISKLAMIIFTATYLAEHPNKAKQGITGMSTILALMAVHAALIIKQPNLSTAIVIVAIMIGILFVGGLAWKYIVIAFGSLGVGMVSILIFFRHTHWYSRLTNWMDPFRDAQGEGYQVSQSIIALGNGGFKGLGLGNSISKNLYLPEPQNDFILAIIGEELGFVGIFIMMIVYLVLIWRCIMVSSKAKDKLGLFMGAGIAIMLGLQVIVNVAVVTASMPATGITLPFVSYGGTSLWVFMASMGIMLNISKQGRAK; this is encoded by the coding sequence TTGAAAAAACGGAGCAATATTAAAAATTCAAAACAGGTAAACAAGTTAAAGGCGGAAGATTACACTAGGACTAGCAAGCTATCATCGAATCGTAAGTTTTTTAAGGGTGCGATGAGCAGCTTGTATACGGAAAGTGATTTCACCATACTTTTATTGGTCGCGGCTCTTACTATGTTCGGTGTTGTTATGGTGTTTAGTGCGGGCTATTATTCTACACTTGCGAAATCAACAGATGCATATTACTTTCTCAAGAGACAAGTTGCTTTTGCCGTCTCTGGTTTTGCAATTCTGTTTGTTTTTTCAAAGATAGACTATCATTCATATTCTAAGTATTACAAGCAGATTGCGCTGTTTAGCTTACTGATGCTAATGCTGCTTTTTACACCTCTTGGTGTAACCGTTAATTTTGCGAGGCGATGGATATTTATAGGACCAATCAGAATTACGCCTAGTGAAATATCAAAGCTAGCCATGATTATCTTTACGGCTACCTATCTTGCGGAGCATCCTAACAAAGCAAAACAAGGGATTACTGGAATGTCAACGATATTGGCACTTATGGCGGTTCATGCAGCTTTGATTATCAAGCAGCCAAATCTTTCTACGGCAATTGTAATAGTAGCCATTATGATTGGTATTTTATTTGTAGGCGGTTTAGCTTGGAAATACATTGTCATTGCGTTTGGTAGCTTGGGTGTGGGCATGGTCTCAATTCTGATATTTTTTAGACATACTCACTGGTACTCCAGACTTACCAACTGGATGGATCCATTTAGGGATGCTCAAGGCGAAGGATACCAAGTTTCACAGTCCATAATTGCACTAGGAAATGGCGGCTTCAAAGGGTTAGGACTTGGAAATAGCATATCCAAAAACTTATATTTACCAGAGCCGCAGAATGACTTTATTCTAGCCATAATAGGTGAAGAACTCGGCTTCGTAGGAATCTTTATAATGATGATTGTATACCTTGTTCTAATATGGAGATGTATCATGGTTTCATCTAAGGCCAAGGATAAGCTAGGCTTATTCATGGGTGCTGGAATTGCTATTATGCTGGGGTTACAGGTTATTGTAAATGTTGCTGTTGTAACCGCATCTATGCCGGCAACAGGTATCACATTGCCGTTCGTCAGCTATGGTGGAACATCATTGTGGGTATTTATGGCATCGATGGGCATAATGCTAAATATATCTAAGCAAGGAAGGGCGAAATAG